Proteins found in one Cottoperca gobio unplaced genomic scaffold, fCotGob3.1 fCotGob3_143arrow_ctg1, whole genome shotgun sequence genomic segment:
- the LOC115004579 gene encoding 2-aminoethanethiol dioxygenase-like isoform X1, with amino-acid sequence MNEHEEQKAGSFKQAMNVADQRDGQRDEATQQHINDEQLLLQPPKGRRRLCGVSHLANTRSLALAKVLTRDKWSASSAVPRSGMMPGDSNMTSIVQRIARQALATFRSPPRAGEEAAKSFLEHQSKLRSLMTEVRAADLKLVPRRADDSSPVLPYQHHGGPPVTYMHICETDQFSMGVFLLKSGASIPLHDHPGMHGILKVMYGKVRISCFDRLERPGGSTQAAAPPPLPPAQVGALRRSLLRSTEEYTEESGPCVLSPDRDNLHQIDAVDGPTAFMDILAPPYDPDDDRDCHYYKVLTEAQVTITEKDQEVWLMEISQPPDFWCGAEPYPGPEVCF; translated from the exons ATGAATGAGCACGAGGAGCAGAAAGCAGGCAGTTTCAAGCAGGCAATGAACGTGGCTGACCAAAGAGACGGACAAAGAG atgaaGCTACCCAGCAGCATATAAA TGACGAGCAGCTCCTGCTACAACCACCCAAAGGACGAAGAAGACTGTGCGGAGTGAGTCATCTTGCCAACACACGATCTTTGGCGCTAGCTAAAGTGCTAACACGCGACAAGTGGAGCGCGAGCAGCGCCGTTCCTCGCTCCGGTATGATGCCAGGTGACAGCAACATGACCTCCATCGTTCAGAGGATAGCTCGGCAGGCTCTCGCCACCTTCAGGAGCCCCCCCCGGGCCGGCGAGGAGGCCGCTAAATCTTTCCTGGAGCACCAGAGCAAACTAAGGAGCTTGATGACGGAAGTGCGAGCGGCGGACCTGAAGCTCGTCCCGCGGAGAGCCGACGACAGCTCGCCCGTACTCCCGTACCAGCACCACGGCGGGCCCCCGGTCACCTACATGCACATCTGCGAGACGGACCAGTTCAGCATGGGGGTATTTCTGCTGAAAAGCGGTGCCTCCATCCCGTTGCACGACCACCCGGGGATGCACGGCATTCTCAAAGTCATGTACGGCAAGGTCAGGATCAGCTGCTTCGACAGGCTGGAGCGGCCGGGCGGCAGCACGCAGGCGGCCGCGCCTCCGCCGCTCCCCCCGGCGCAGGTGGGCGCTCTGCGGCGCTCCTTGCTCCGCTCCACCGAGGAGTACACGGAGGAGAGCGGCCCGTGCGTGCTCTCCCCTGACCGGGACAACCTCCACCAGATCGACGCCGTGGACGGACCCACGGCGTTCATGGACATCCTGGCCCCGCCGTACGACCCGGACGACGACAGAGACTGTCACTACTACAAAGTGCTGACAGAAGCGCAGGTTACCATCACAGAGAAGGACCAGGAGGTCTGGCTCATGGAGATCTCGCAGCCTCCGGATTTCTGGTGCGGAGCGGAACCGTACCCGGGCCCGGAGGTCTGCTTCTGA
- the znf365 gene encoding protein ZNF365 isoform X1 yields MQQKLCSRGSGSFLLERNGQSCGAVTAPSCDLPFRCPRCGEQERFRSLASLRAHLEYRHSYCSPDVTTGGFSITGKLPDPLTASIPWHDMSLPTRRGQQSAGRPPHVRSLSDTRDGGFLHSYSSVRRRTQSVGVGTQAEDEDEEEDEEEFGTEDEDVGEEDDDEGEERDGGRNEEDTKMSIKKSDVCHHHLNHHLPFPPAPLGPPPYPDLDPELGLVEQNSYSGLETAAASAAVRRRLASILRAADSTMQRRLAKVSTELAQTDTELLCERAHSQHLAQERQEVADRERSLSRQVDVAVMVIAALREQLNASENELERQEREVITIQKFLEAAARQETCGKVRIQLFIENLLRRIALAERLVEYYQVNGSPQQCSHYKHQQPSDNTPHRITKSSGRSAVLVWAPRPQSPLLLAVRLPSSLLKTGRRGARAGAGAAGASGPVVQAVLPTRTPRRHLEPPAPPVCRVRGVELWRTPEERGLQRVTLY; encoded by the exons ATGCAGCAGAAGTTGTGCTCCAGAGGTTCCGGTTCTTTCCTCTTGGAGAGGAACGGCCAGTCCTGCGGCGCCGTCACCGCCCCATCCTGTGACCTCCCCTTCCGCTGCCCCCGCTGTGGCGAGCAGGAGCGCTTCCGCAGCCTGGCCTCGCTCCGCGCGCACCTGGAGTACCGGCACTCGTACTGCTCGCCAGACGTGACCACGGGCGGCTTCAGCATCACCGGAAAACTCCCCGACCCGTTGACGGCGTCGATCCCCTGGCACGACATGAGCCTCCCGACCCGCAGGGGGCAGCAGAGCGCGGGGCGACCGCCTCACGTGCGCTCCCTCAGTGACACCAGAGACGGCGGGTTCCTCCACTCCTACAGCTCCGTGAGGAGACGCACCCAAAGCGTCGGCGTGGGGACGCAGGCTGAGGAtgaggacgaagaggaggacgaagaggaaTTTGGGACAGAAGATGAAGATGTGGGAGAAGAGGATGACGACGAaggtgaagagagagatggaggtaGAAATGAGGAAGATACAAAAATGTCCATCAAAAAGTCGGACGTGTGCCACCATCACCTCAACCACCACCTCCCGTTCCCTCCTGCTCCCCTCGGCCCCCCCCCTTACCCGGACCTGGACCCGGAGCTGGGGCTGGTCG AGCAGAACTCGTACTCTGGTTTGGAGACGGCAGCGGCGTCGGCCGCCGTGCGCCGACGACTGGCGAGCATCCTGCGGGCGGCCGACAGCACCATGCAGCGTCGGCTCGCCAAGGTGAGCACGGAGCTCGCTCAGACCGACACGGAGCTCCTGTGTGAGCGCGCTCACTCGCAGCACTTGGCTCAGGAGAGACAGGAAGTCGCGGACAGGGAGAGGTCGCTGAGCCGTCAGGTGGATGTGGCTGTCATGGTGATCGCCGCGCTGAGGGAGCAGCTCAACGCCTCGGAGAACGAACTGGAACGACAAGAGAG gGAGGTGATAACCATCCAGAAGTTTCTGGAAGCGGCGGCTCGTCAGGAGACGTGCGGTAAAGTTCGAATCCAGCTCTTCATCGAGAATCTGCTGAGACGCATCGCTCTGGCCGAGAGGCTGGTGGAGTATTACCAAGTGAACGGCAGCCCGCAGCAGTGCAGCCACTACAAG CACCAGCAGCCGTCGGATAACACGCCTCACAGAATCACTAAGAGCAG CGGGAGGTCAGCTGTCCTCGTCTGGGCTCCACGACCACAGAGCCCACTCCTCCTCGCAGTTCGGCTGCCGTCCTCTCTTCTCAAAACCGGGCGGCGGGGAGCGAGAGCGGGAGCGGGAGCAGCGGGAGCGTCTGGCCCAGTCGTCCAGGCTGTTCTGCCGACCCGAACACCGAGACGACATCTGGAACCACCAGCGCCGCCGGTCTGCCGGGTACGAGGCGTAGAACTGTGGAGAACACCGGAGGAGAGGGGGCTGCAGAGGGTAACGCTCTATTAA
- the znf365 gene encoding protein ZNF365 isoform X2, producing the protein MQQKLCSRGSGSFLLERNGQSCGAVTAPSCDLPFRCPRCGEQERFRSLASLRAHLEYRHSYCSPDVTTGGFSITGKLPDPLTASIPWHDMSLPTRRGQQSAGRPPHVRSLSDTRDGGFLHSYSSVRRRTQSVGVGTQAEDEDEEEDEEEFGTEDEDVGEEDDDEGEERDGGRNEEDTKMSIKKSDVCHHHLNHHLPFPPAPLGPPPYPDLDPELGLVEQNSYSGLETAAASAAVRRRLASILRAADSTMQRRLAKVSTELAQTDTELLCERAHSQHLAQERQEVADRERSLSRQVDVAVMVIAALREQLNASENELERQEREVITIQKFLEAAARQETCGKVRIQLFIENLLRRIALAERLVEYYQVNGSPQQCSHYKHQQPSDNTPHRITKSRSAGGQLSSSGLHDHRAHSSSQFGCRPLFSKPGGGEREREREQRERLAQSSRLFCRPEHRDDIWNHQRRRSAGYEA; encoded by the exons ATGCAGCAGAAGTTGTGCTCCAGAGGTTCCGGTTCTTTCCTCTTGGAGAGGAACGGCCAGTCCTGCGGCGCCGTCACCGCCCCATCCTGTGACCTCCCCTTCCGCTGCCCCCGCTGTGGCGAGCAGGAGCGCTTCCGCAGCCTGGCCTCGCTCCGCGCGCACCTGGAGTACCGGCACTCGTACTGCTCGCCAGACGTGACCACGGGCGGCTTCAGCATCACCGGAAAACTCCCCGACCCGTTGACGGCGTCGATCCCCTGGCACGACATGAGCCTCCCGACCCGCAGGGGGCAGCAGAGCGCGGGGCGACCGCCTCACGTGCGCTCCCTCAGTGACACCAGAGACGGCGGGTTCCTCCACTCCTACAGCTCCGTGAGGAGACGCACCCAAAGCGTCGGCGTGGGGACGCAGGCTGAGGAtgaggacgaagaggaggacgaagaggaaTTTGGGACAGAAGATGAAGATGTGGGAGAAGAGGATGACGACGAaggtgaagagagagatggaggtaGAAATGAGGAAGATACAAAAATGTCCATCAAAAAGTCGGACGTGTGCCACCATCACCTCAACCACCACCTCCCGTTCCCTCCTGCTCCCCTCGGCCCCCCCCCTTACCCGGACCTGGACCCGGAGCTGGGGCTGGTCG AGCAGAACTCGTACTCTGGTTTGGAGACGGCAGCGGCGTCGGCCGCCGTGCGCCGACGACTGGCGAGCATCCTGCGGGCGGCCGACAGCACCATGCAGCGTCGGCTCGCCAAGGTGAGCACGGAGCTCGCTCAGACCGACACGGAGCTCCTGTGTGAGCGCGCTCACTCGCAGCACTTGGCTCAGGAGAGACAGGAAGTCGCGGACAGGGAGAGGTCGCTGAGCCGTCAGGTGGATGTGGCTGTCATGGTGATCGCCGCGCTGAGGGAGCAGCTCAACGCCTCGGAGAACGAACTGGAACGACAAGAGAG gGAGGTGATAACCATCCAGAAGTTTCTGGAAGCGGCGGCTCGTCAGGAGACGTGCGGTAAAGTTCGAATCCAGCTCTTCATCGAGAATCTGCTGAGACGCATCGCTCTGGCCGAGAGGCTGGTGGAGTATTACCAAGTGAACGGCAGCCCGCAGCAGTGCAGCCACTACAAG CACCAGCAGCCGTCGGATAACACGCCTCACAGAATCACTAAGAGCAG GTCAGCGGGAGGTCAGCTGTCCTCGTCTGGGCTCCACGACCACAGAGCCCACTCCTCCTCGCAGTTCGGCTGCCGTCCTCTCTTCTCAAAACCGGGCGGCGGGGAGCGAGAGCGGGAGCGGGAGCAGCGGGAGCGTCTGGCCCAGTCGTCCAGGCTGTTCTGCCGACCCGAACACCGAGACGACATCTGGAACCACCAGCGCCGCCGGTCTGCCGGGTACGAGGCGTAG
- the LOC115004579 gene encoding 2-aminoethanethiol dioxygenase-like isoform X2 yields the protein MMPGDSNMTSIVQRIARQALATFRSPPRAGEEAAKSFLEHQSKLRSLMTEVRAADLKLVPRRADDSSPVLPYQHHGGPPVTYMHICETDQFSMGVFLLKSGASIPLHDHPGMHGILKVMYGKVRISCFDRLERPGGSTQAAAPPPLPPAQVGALRRSLLRSTEEYTEESGPCVLSPDRDNLHQIDAVDGPTAFMDILAPPYDPDDDRDCHYYKVLTEAQVTITEKDQEVWLMEISQPPDFWCGAEPYPGPEVCF from the coding sequence ATGATGCCAGGTGACAGCAACATGACCTCCATCGTTCAGAGGATAGCTCGGCAGGCTCTCGCCACCTTCAGGAGCCCCCCCCGGGCCGGCGAGGAGGCCGCTAAATCTTTCCTGGAGCACCAGAGCAAACTAAGGAGCTTGATGACGGAAGTGCGAGCGGCGGACCTGAAGCTCGTCCCGCGGAGAGCCGACGACAGCTCGCCCGTACTCCCGTACCAGCACCACGGCGGGCCCCCGGTCACCTACATGCACATCTGCGAGACGGACCAGTTCAGCATGGGGGTATTTCTGCTGAAAAGCGGTGCCTCCATCCCGTTGCACGACCACCCGGGGATGCACGGCATTCTCAAAGTCATGTACGGCAAGGTCAGGATCAGCTGCTTCGACAGGCTGGAGCGGCCGGGCGGCAGCACGCAGGCGGCCGCGCCTCCGCCGCTCCCCCCGGCGCAGGTGGGCGCTCTGCGGCGCTCCTTGCTCCGCTCCACCGAGGAGTACACGGAGGAGAGCGGCCCGTGCGTGCTCTCCCCTGACCGGGACAACCTCCACCAGATCGACGCCGTGGACGGACCCACGGCGTTCATGGACATCCTGGCCCCGCCGTACGACCCGGACGACGACAGAGACTGTCACTACTACAAAGTGCTGACAGAAGCGCAGGTTACCATCACAGAGAAGGACCAGGAGGTCTGGCTCATGGAGATCTCGCAGCCTCCGGATTTCTGGTGCGGAGCGGAACCGTACCCGGGCCCGGAGGTCTGCTTCTGA